From the Chitinolyticbacter meiyuanensis genome, one window contains:
- a CDS encoding NAD kinase: MQSLFKTIALVSRQNTPTIAEPLKRLARMLAEAGSRVLVDRDAVAEHGLQGVDAVDRADIGKVADLVIVLGGDGTMLGVARLVAPYRTPLIGVNQGRLGFMTDVPLGEMEQQIGEMLKGAFAPEERILLEAQVEREGKVIASALAFNDVVFNRGSSGAMIEFEVFIDRRFVYSQRSDGLIVSTPTGSTAYALASGGPIMHPSLPAIALVPICPQSLSNRPIVVNDDCEVEFVLTRSQDARVYFDAQSDCELAELDRVRIRRYRNTLRILHPVGYDYYDTLRAKLHWGARLH; encoded by the coding sequence ATGCAAAGCCTGTTCAAGACCATTGCGCTGGTGTCGCGGCAGAATACGCCGACCATCGCCGAGCCGCTCAAGCGCCTGGCGCGGATGCTGGCCGAGGCAGGCTCGCGCGTGCTGGTCGATCGCGATGCGGTTGCCGAACACGGCCTGCAAGGCGTCGATGCAGTCGACCGGGCCGACATCGGCAAGGTGGCCGATCTGGTCATCGTGCTCGGCGGCGACGGCACCATGCTGGGCGTGGCACGGCTGGTGGCGCCGTATCGCACGCCGCTGATCGGCGTGAACCAGGGCCGGCTCGGCTTCATGACCGATGTGCCGCTCGGCGAGATGGAGCAGCAGATCGGCGAGATGCTCAAGGGCGCCTTTGCCCCCGAGGAGCGCATCCTGCTGGAAGCGCAGGTCGAGCGCGAAGGCAAGGTGATCGCCTCGGCGCTGGCGTTCAACGACGTGGTATTCAACCGCGGTTCCAGCGGTGCCATGATCGAGTTCGAAGTGTTCATCGACCGCCGCTTCGTCTACAGCCAGCGCTCGGATGGGCTCATCGTCAGCACGCCGACCGGCTCGACTGCCTACGCACTCGCTTCCGGTGGCCCCATCATGCACCCCAGTCTGCCAGCGATCGCGCTGGTGCCGATCTGCCCTCAGTCATTGTCCAACCGCCCCATCGTCGTCAACGACGATTGCGAAGTGGAATTCGTGCTCACCCGCAGCCAGGATGCGCGCGTCTACTTCGATGCCCAGTCCGACTGCGAGCTGGCCGAGCTCGACCGCGTGCGCATCCGCCGCTACCGCAACACGTTGCGTATCCTGCACCCGGTCGGCTACGACTATTACGACACCCTGCGCGCCAAGCTGCACTGGGGCGCACGCCTGCACTGA
- the recN gene encoding DNA repair protein RecN has protein sequence MLVNLQLKNFVIVDELNLDVASGLTVLTGETGAGKSIVLDALGLLLGDRADAGMLRHGSERAELAAEFDLAASAAAQDWLTEHELVGDDADHLLLRRTIDAAGKSRAFINGAPATLAQLKVLGELLVDIHGQHAHQQLLRPETQRAVLDGYAGATALARSVAEAWRDWQQAEAELADAERNAATFAAEYERLQWQVEEVGALAFHADEWPSLSAEHTRLHHAASLIAGVNSALATLADSDENVQSWLGGIGHSLLDLADVDPALGEVNELLAATEAQLAETVHALQRYADRLDLDPERLAEVEARMDAIWRTARKFRVEPERLPALLADWQTRLAELGGEGGVQGLRVRSEALAQQYRDRASELSAHRAAASGELAAAVTREMQPLALADSRFEIALTPGAASAHGLEGVEFRVAHGDAEARDMARIVSGGELSRISLALQVIISALSGVPTLVFDEVDVGIGGRVAEIVGRLLAELGRERQVLCITHLPQVAACGQHHFVVSKSRGDSGIVSAVTPLAATERVEEIARMLGGVDITETTRRHAAELLGHA, from the coding sequence ATGCTCGTCAATCTGCAGCTCAAGAACTTCGTCATCGTCGACGAACTGAACCTCGATGTCGCCAGCGGCCTCACTGTGCTGACCGGCGAGACCGGCGCCGGCAAATCCATCGTGCTCGACGCGCTGGGATTGCTGCTGGGCGATCGGGCCGATGCCGGCATGCTGCGCCACGGCAGTGAGCGTGCCGAGCTGGCCGCCGAATTCGATCTGGCGGCCAGTGCCGCAGCGCAGGATTGGCTCACCGAGCACGAACTGGTCGGTGATGATGCCGACCACCTGTTGCTGCGCCGGACCATCGATGCGGCGGGCAAGAGCCGCGCCTTCATCAACGGTGCCCCAGCAACGCTGGCACAGCTCAAGGTGCTGGGCGAGCTGCTGGTCGATATCCATGGCCAGCACGCGCACCAGCAGTTGTTGCGCCCGGAAACGCAGCGCGCGGTGCTCGACGGCTATGCCGGCGCCACTGCCTTGGCGCGAAGCGTGGCCGAAGCGTGGCGTGATTGGCAGCAGGCCGAGGCTGAACTTGCCGACGCCGAGCGCAATGCCGCCACCTTTGCCGCCGAGTACGAGCGGTTGCAGTGGCAGGTGGAGGAGGTCGGTGCGCTGGCCTTCCATGCCGATGAATGGCCCAGCCTCTCGGCCGAACATACCCGCCTGCATCATGCGGCCAGCCTGATTGCTGGTGTCAACAGCGCCTTGGCGACGCTGGCCGACAGCGACGAGAATGTGCAGAGCTGGCTTGGTGGTATTGGGCACAGCCTGCTCGATCTGGCCGATGTCGATCCGGCGCTGGGCGAAGTCAACGAACTGTTGGCCGCGACCGAGGCGCAGCTTGCCGAAACGGTGCACGCGCTGCAGCGCTACGCCGATCGGCTGGACCTTGATCCCGAGCGCCTTGCCGAGGTCGAGGCGAGGATGGATGCGATCTGGCGCACTGCGCGCAAATTCCGCGTCGAGCCAGAGCGCCTGCCGGCGCTGCTGGCCGATTGGCAGACTCGACTGGCTGAGCTGGGCGGCGAGGGCGGTGTACAGGGGCTGCGTGTGCGCAGCGAAGCGTTGGCGCAACAGTATCGTGATCGCGCGTCCGAGCTGAGTGCACACCGCGCTGCTGCCTCCGGCGAGCTGGCCGCAGCGGTCACTCGCGAAATGCAGCCGCTGGCGCTGGCGGACAGCCGGTTCGAGATTGCACTGACGCCGGGCGCAGCTAGCGCGCATGGCCTGGAAGGTGTCGAGTTCCGGGTCGCCCATGGCGACGCCGAGGCCCGTGACATGGCGCGTATTGTGTCGGGTGGCGAACTCTCCCGCATCAGCTTGGCGCTACAGGTGATCATCAGTGCTCTCTCCGGTGTGCCGACGCTGGTGTTCGATGAGGTCGACGTCGGCATCGGCGGGCGAGTGGCAGAGATCGTTGGCCGCCTGCTGGCCGAGTTGGGGCGCGAGCGGCAGGTGCTGTGCATCACCCACCTGCCGCAGGTGGCGGCCTGCGGCCAGCATCATTTCGTTGTCAGCAAGTCGCGTGGCGACAGTGGCATCGTCAGTGCAGTCACTCCGCTTGCTGCCACCGAGCGGGTAGAGGAGATCGCCCGTATGCTCGGCGGTGTCGACATCACCGAGACCACGCGCCGCCACGCCGCCGAGCTGCTCGGCCATGCTTGA
- the tadA gene encoding tRNA adenosine(34) deaminase TadA — MCAALRQAARAARLGEVPVGAVVVYQGEIIGRGCNAPIARRDPSAHAEMLALRQAARKLGNYRLPGCELYVTLEPCIMCAGAMLHARLARIVYATPDPKTGAAGSVIDPFADHRLNHHAQIVGGLLMDEAAAQLKAFFAERRVLQKAQRAND; from the coding sequence ATGTGTGCCGCGCTGCGCCAGGCTGCCCGGGCGGCACGGCTGGGCGAAGTACCAGTCGGCGCCGTCGTGGTCTACCAGGGTGAGATCATCGGACGCGGCTGCAACGCCCCGATCGCGCGCCGCGACCCCAGCGCACACGCCGAGATGCTGGCGCTGCGCCAGGCCGCACGCAAGCTCGGCAATTATCGCCTGCCGGGCTGCGAGCTCTATGTCACGCTCGAGCCGTGCATCATGTGCGCCGGCGCCATGTTGCATGCCCGGCTTGCCCGCATCGTCTATGCCACGCCCGATCCCAAGACCGGCGCCGCCGGCAGCGTGATCGACCCTTTTGCCGACCACCGGCTCAACCATCATGCCCAGATCGTCGGTGGCCTGCTGATGGACGAGGCCGCCGCCCAGCTCAAGGCCTTCTTTGCCGAGCGGCGTGTGTTGCAAAAGGCGCAGCGCGCCAACGACTAG
- a CDS encoding glycoside hydrolase family 18 protein, with amino-acid sequence MRLLLSLLLAALLPLAVAADEPAPAKPTPAASKPYRVVAYYISWAAYARRYFPSDIDARKVTHINFAFADIKDGEVVVGDPGVDTRGPNNLKALSELKAKHPHLRTMISVGGWSWSTHFSDAALTPASRKKFADSAVTFIRRFNMDGVDIDWEFPVEGGPDTMKHRPEDKQNYTLLAKALRDALDAAGKADGKYYELSTAVWGNDKFIRNTEMDKVGKIFDFINLMTYDYNGTWNSFSGHLAPFKHDPAYDKPGISPTFNVVDTVDAYLKAGVPADRLVVGIPLYGYSWKGCAPQRNGEYQECKGKGRGSWEDGNLDFTEIEKSLIDKKGFKRHWNEVAKVAYLYNEKTGEFISYEDPQALALKLALIKAKGLGGAMYWEITADRKQTLVKQISDALIPAAK; translated from the coding sequence ATGCGTCTGCTGTTATCCCTATTGCTTGCTGCCTTGTTGCCGTTGGCCGTTGCTGCCGACGAGCCGGCTCCGGCCAAGCCCACGCCTGCGGCATCCAAGCCGTATCGCGTGGTGGCGTATTACATTTCGTGGGCCGCATACGCTCGCCGCTATTTCCCTTCGGATATCGACGCCCGCAAGGTCACACACATCAATTTTGCTTTCGCCGATATCAAGGATGGAGAGGTCGTGGTTGGCGACCCCGGTGTGGACACCCGTGGCCCCAACAACCTGAAGGCGTTGAGTGAGTTGAAGGCGAAGCACCCCCACCTTCGCACCATGATTTCAGTGGGTGGATGGAGTTGGTCGACCCATTTCTCCGATGCAGCACTTACCCCGGCCTCGCGCAAGAAATTTGCCGACAGCGCCGTTACCTTCATTCGCCGCTTCAACATGGATGGCGTCGATATCGACTGGGAATTCCCGGTTGAAGGTGGGCCGGATACCATGAAGCATCGGCCTGAGGATAAGCAGAACTACACGCTGCTCGCGAAGGCTTTGCGCGATGCGCTGGATGCAGCTGGCAAGGCCGATGGCAAATACTACGAGCTGTCGACGGCGGTCTGGGGCAACGACAAGTTCATCCGTAATACCGAGATGGACAAGGTAGGGAAGATCTTCGATTTCATCAACTTGATGACCTACGACTACAACGGCACCTGGAACAGTTTTTCCGGCCACCTTGCGCCGTTCAAACACGATCCTGCGTATGACAAGCCCGGTATCTCGCCGACGTTCAATGTGGTCGATACCGTCGATGCGTACCTGAAGGCGGGCGTTCCGGCAGATCGACTGGTCGTCGGCATACCGCTCTACGGCTACAGCTGGAAAGGCTGCGCACCGCAGCGCAACGGCGAATATCAGGAATGCAAGGGCAAGGGTCGTGGTTCCTGGGAGGATGGCAATCTCGACTTCACCGAGATCGAGAAGAGCCTGATCGACAAGAAGGGCTTCAAGCGCCACTGGAACGAGGTGGCCAAGGTCGCTTATCTCTACAACGAGAAGACCGGCGAATTCATCAGCTATGAAGACCCGCAAGCGCTGGCGCTCAAACTGGCGTTGATCAAGGCCAAGGGACTGGGCGGCGCCATGTACTGGGAGATCACGGCAGATCGCAAGCAGACGCTGGTCAAGCAGATATCCGATGCGCTGATTCCGGCGGCAAAGTAG
- a CDS encoding glycoside hydrolase family 18 protein, with amino-acid sequence MKKLFLPLMIAAAFAHADSVVFEDNFEGGDLNAKWVGQNGDGSVPMNASIVEDPLRPGNKVVRFDKPVFGGDIFSKDKYPEGKYILSFDYLGKCGFNCGGVIGITPEFPGGRDYWIAGTAPSGFPNRLKDTKQWEKYEFEFKSRFDFHLAVEQWVQSNGEGKDIFMDNIKLVQVGDGGAKPAAAAAAATVAKIGAGDAPGPKGMQKVYYFPSWGAGRGYWVKNIDTSGAAKKTTVLQYAFGNVLNNKCTVGIDKEGEGSAALDYWNPVPAEHTLDGKEDKGDKGLFGHWNQLKQLKKKYPDLKVVISLGGWTWSKYFSDAALPANREAFVKSCIDAYIKGNVPTKDGKLVEGLAAGVFDGIDIDWEYPASQGAPGNVVRAEDKQNYTAMLNEFRKQLDAVKPGLLLTVAVGAPSNISDNMELDKIHKPLNWINLMTYDFNGPWSNKTGHLAQLHGTSAENSASGTVKNYLEGGVPPQKLVLGVPFYGYGWVVSKTDNNGMGQPVKEKAKSPLEPGVLGYAGIKAMPGKVFRDEKTRAVWKLNGDEMWVYDDVQALKEKAEFVKKQNLGGIMAWELTGDTPDGELVTTVFDALK; translated from the coding sequence ATGAAGAAGCTGTTCCTGCCGCTGATGATCGCGGCGGCCTTTGCCCACGCCGACAGTGTGGTGTTCGAGGACAATTTCGAAGGCGGTGATCTGAACGCCAAATGGGTGGGTCAGAATGGCGACGGTTCGGTGCCGATGAACGCCAGCATCGTCGAGGATCCGCTGCGCCCCGGTAACAAGGTGGTGCGTTTCGACAAGCCGGTTTTTGGCGGGGACATCTTTTCCAAGGACAAATACCCGGAAGGCAAGTACATCCTCTCGTTTGATTATCTTGGCAAATGCGGCTTCAACTGTGGTGGCGTGATCGGTATCACGCCGGAATTCCCAGGTGGTCGCGACTACTGGATTGCCGGGACGGCCCCGTCCGGTTTCCCGAATCGTCTCAAGGACACCAAACAGTGGGAGAAGTACGAGTTCGAGTTCAAGAGTCGCTTTGATTTCCATCTCGCTGTAGAGCAATGGGTACAGTCCAACGGCGAGGGTAAAGACATCTTCATGGACAATATCAAGTTGGTCCAGGTCGGTGATGGCGGAGCGAAACCCGCAGCCGCTGCAGCAGCAGCCACTGTCGCCAAAATTGGCGCTGGCGATGCGCCGGGCCCCAAGGGCATGCAGAAGGTTTATTACTTCCCATCCTGGGGTGCTGGCCGTGGCTACTGGGTGAAGAACATCGATACCAGTGGCGCAGCCAAGAAGACCACGGTGCTGCAGTATGCGTTCGGCAACGTGCTGAACAACAAGTGCACGGTGGGAATCGACAAGGAAGGCGAAGGCAGTGCTGCCCTTGACTACTGGAACCCGGTGCCGGCTGAGCACACACTCGATGGCAAGGAAGACAAAGGTGACAAGGGCCTGTTTGGCCACTGGAACCAGCTCAAGCAGCTGAAGAAGAAGTATCCGGATCTGAAGGTGGTGATCAGCCTCGGTGGCTGGACCTGGTCCAAGTACTTCTCCGATGCAGCGCTGCCGGCCAATCGCGAAGCCTTCGTGAAGTCGTGCATCGACGCCTACATCAAGGGCAACGTGCCGACCAAAGACGGCAAGCTGGTCGAAGGTCTTGCGGCTGGCGTGTTCGATGGCATCGACATCGACTGGGAATACCCGGCAAGCCAAGGTGCGCCTGGCAACGTGGTGCGCGCCGAGGACAAGCAGAACTACACCGCGATGCTGAACGAGTTCCGCAAGCAGCTCGATGCTGTGAAGCCGGGCCTGCTGCTGACCGTGGCCGTCGGAGCGCCGAGCAACATTTCTGACAACATGGAGCTCGACAAGATCCACAAGCCACTCAACTGGATCAACCTGATGACCTACGACTTCAATGGTCCGTGGTCGAACAAGACCGGTCACCTGGCGCAGTTGCATGGCACGTCGGCAGAGAACTCGGCTTCCGGTACGGTGAAGAACTATCTGGAAGGCGGTGTGCCGCCGCAGAAGCTGGTGCTGGGCGTACCGTTCTATGGCTATGGCTGGGTGGTCTCTAAGACCGACAACAATGGCATGGGCCAGCCGGTGAAGGAAAAGGCCAAGAGCCCGCTGGAGCCCGGTGTGCTGGGTTATGCCGGTATCAAGGCTATGCCAGGCAAGGTGTTCCGCGACGAGAAGACCCGTGCCGTCTGGAAGCTCAACGGCGACGAGATGTGGGTTTACGACGACGTACAGGCACTGAAGGAAAAGGCCGAGTTCGTGAAGAAGCAGAACTTGGGCGGCATCATGGCCTGGGAACTGACTGGCGATACACCGGATGGCGAACTTGTGACCACAGTGTTCGATGCGCTGAAGTAA
- the pflA gene encoding pyruvate formate-lyase-activating protein gives MNNAAKPLGEIPDAVVDEQGRLCGFVHSVETGAAVDGPGVRFVLFVSGCQFRCLYCHNPDTWKLHNGNPRPVDDVVAEIGKYASFLKFAGGLTISGGEPLMQAHFVREVFYRVKQQYGLHTALDTQGFLAAHLPDEWFDPVDLVLLDIKHIDPAKHEALTSKPLQPTLDFAERLMAMKKKVWIRYVLVPGWTDDWADVEKHADYVKSLSDKAPGCIERVEVLPFHQMGASKWQALGLDYALADTPTPTQELAERVRGQFQARGLFCC, from the coding sequence ATGAACAACGCTGCCAAACCGCTGGGCGAAATCCCCGATGCGGTCGTCGATGAGCAGGGGCGGCTGTGCGGCTTCGTTCATTCGGTCGAAACGGGCGCAGCGGTCGACGGGCCGGGCGTGCGCTTTGTGCTGTTCGTTTCCGGCTGCCAGTTCCGCTGCCTGTACTGCCACAACCCGGATACCTGGAAGCTGCACAACGGCAACCCGCGCCCAGTCGACGACGTGGTTGCGGAGATCGGCAAGTACGCCAGCTTTCTCAAGTTCGCTGGCGGGCTCACCATCTCCGGCGGAGAGCCATTGATGCAGGCGCACTTCGTGCGCGAAGTGTTCTACCGCGTGAAGCAGCAGTATGGCCTGCACACCGCGCTCGACACCCAGGGCTTTCTCGCCGCCCACCTGCCGGACGAATGGTTCGACCCGGTCGACCTGGTTCTGCTCGACATCAAACACATCGATCCGGCCAAGCACGAAGCATTGACCAGCAAGCCGCTGCAGCCAACGCTGGATTTTGCCGAGCGGCTGATGGCAATGAAGAAGAAGGTCTGGATCCGCTACGTGCTGGTCCCAGGCTGGACCGACGACTGGGCCGACGTGGAAAAACATGCGGACTACGTGAAATCCCTCTCGGACAAAGCGCCCGGCTGTATCGAACGGGTGGAAGTGCTGCCCTTTCACCAGATGGGCGCCAGCAAATGGCAGGCCCTGGGCCTCGACTACGCGCTTGCGGATACGCCAACGCCAACGCAAGAACTGGCCGAGCGCGTGCGCGGGCAATTCCAGGCGCGTGGCCTGTTTTGTTGCTGA
- the pflB gene encoding formate C-acetyltransferase, whose product MNAPDTQIAQQHAWRGFEGGEWQDKVALRDFIQRNYTPYTGGDEFLVGATARTQAVWAKLSELLQQERAAPGGVLDVASDRGTGINAFGPGYIDQSLEKIVGVQTDAPLKRAIFPNTGLRMVQSSLEEIGRTLDPQIENIYQHYRKDHNSGVFDAYNPLIRACRSSGVITGLPDAYGRGRIIGDYRRVALYGIDKLIEFKQVEKAETDDFDFTEDVIRLREELSEQIRALAELKDMAAGYGFDIGRPAATAQEAIQWTYFGYLAAVKEQNGAAMSIGRISTFLDIYIERDFKEGRLTEAEAQELVDDLVIKLRIVRFLRTEEYNNLYSGDPTWVTESIGGMGKDGRTLVTKSSFRFLNTLFNLGPAPEPNLTVLWSVDLPRGFKDFCSKVSIETSSIQYESDDAMRPHWGDDYGIACCVSAMEIGKQMQFFGARCNLAKALLYAINGGVDEKSGKLVVPGFEAIKADVLDYDEVLARFDKMMDWLAATYVKALNAIHYMHDKYSYERIEMALHDRDILRTMACGIAGLSVAADSLSAIKYAKVTTVRNEAGVAVDFNIDGDYPAFGNNDDRVDEIAVWLTESFMNKIKQHKTYRNATPTQSILTITSNVVYGKKTGNTPDGRRAGEPFAPGANPMNGRDSSGFVAAGASVAKLPYEAALDGISWTASATPDALGHTLTDRVNNLTNCLDGFCNATGFHINVNVLNRDTLLDAMDHPEKYPQLTIRVSGYAVNFIKLTREQQMDVINRTFHVRA is encoded by the coding sequence ATGAACGCACCGGATACCCAGATCGCCCAACAGCACGCCTGGCGTGGCTTCGAAGGCGGCGAATGGCAGGACAAAGTCGCCCTCCGCGACTTCATCCAGCGCAACTACACCCCCTATACCGGTGGTGATGAATTCCTCGTCGGCGCCACCGCGCGCACCCAGGCGGTGTGGGCCAAGCTCTCCGAACTGTTGCAGCAGGAGCGGGCAGCCCCCGGTGGCGTGCTTGATGTAGCCAGCGATCGCGGCACCGGCATCAACGCCTTCGGCCCCGGCTATATCGATCAATCGCTGGAAAAGATCGTCGGCGTGCAGACCGATGCCCCGCTCAAGCGCGCAATCTTCCCCAATACCGGCCTGCGCATGGTGCAATCCTCGCTCGAGGAAATCGGCCGCACGCTCGATCCGCAGATCGAGAACATCTACCAGCACTATCGCAAGGATCACAACAGCGGCGTGTTCGATGCCTACAACCCGCTGATCCGCGCCTGCCGTTCTTCCGGCGTGATCACCGGCCTGCCCGATGCCTACGGCCGCGGCCGCATCATCGGCGACTATCGCCGCGTGGCGCTCTATGGCATCGACAAGCTGATCGAATTCAAGCAGGTGGAAAAGGCCGAAACCGATGACTTCGACTTCACCGAGGACGTGATCCGCTTGCGTGAGGAACTCTCCGAGCAGATCCGCGCACTGGCCGAGTTGAAAGACATGGCCGCGGGCTACGGCTTCGACATCGGCCGCCCGGCCGCCACCGCGCAGGAAGCCATCCAGTGGACCTACTTCGGCTATCTCGCCGCAGTGAAGGAACAGAACGGCGCCGCGATGTCGATCGGCCGGATCTCGACCTTCCTCGACATCTATATCGAGCGCGATTTCAAGGAAGGCAGGCTGACCGAGGCCGAAGCACAGGAACTGGTCGACGATCTGGTAATCAAGCTGCGCATCGTGCGCTTCCTGCGCACTGAGGAATACAACAACCTCTATTCGGGCGACCCGACCTGGGTAACCGAATCGATTGGCGGCATGGGCAAGGATGGCCGCACGCTGGTGACCAAGTCGAGCTTCCGCTTTCTCAACACGCTGTTCAACCTGGGCCCAGCGCCGGAACCGAACCTGACCGTGCTGTGGTCGGTGGACCTGCCGCGCGGCTTCAAGGACTTCTGCTCCAAGGTATCGATCGAGACCAGCTCGATCCAGTACGAATCCGATGACGCGATGCGGCCGCACTGGGGTGACGACTACGGCATCGCCTGCTGTGTGTCAGCGATGGAGATCGGCAAGCAGATGCAGTTCTTCGGCGCGCGCTGCAACCTCGCCAAGGCGTTGCTGTACGCGATCAACGGCGGCGTCGACGAAAAGAGCGGCAAGCTGGTGGTGCCGGGCTTCGAGGCGATCAAGGCTGACGTACTCGACTACGACGAGGTACTGGCCCGCTTTGACAAGATGATGGACTGGCTGGCCGCGACCTACGTCAAGGCGCTGAACGCCATCCACTACATGCACGACAAGTATTCGTACGAGCGTATCGAGATGGCGCTGCATGACCGCGACATCCTGCGCACCATGGCCTGCGGCATCGCCGGCCTGTCGGTGGCCGCCGATTCGCTGTCGGCGATCAAGTACGCCAAGGTCACCACCGTGCGCAACGAAGCAGGTGTGGCAGTCGACTTCAACATCGATGGCGACTACCCGGCCTTCGGCAACAACGATGATCGCGTCGACGAGATCGCCGTGTGGCTGACCGAATCGTTCATGAACAAGATCAAGCAACACAAGACCTACCGTAACGCCACGCCAACGCAATCGATCCTGACCATCACCTCCAACGTGGTGTATGGCAAGAAGACCGGCAACACGCCGGATGGCCGCCGCGCTGGCGAGCCATTTGCTCCGGGCGCCAACCCCATGAACGGCCGCGACAGCTCGGGCTTCGTCGCCGCCGGCGCCTCTGTCGCCAAGCTGCCGTACGAGGCAGCGCTCGATGGCATCAGCTGGACCGCCTCGGCCACGCCGGATGCACTCGGTCACACGCTGACCGACCGGGTGAACAACCTGACCAACTGCTTGGATGGCTTCTGCAACGCGACGGGGTTTCATATCAACGTGAACGTACTCAACCGCGACACGCTGCTCGACGCGATGGACCACCCGGAGAAGTACCCGCAGCTGACCATCCGCGTTTCAGGCTATGCGGTGAACTTCATCAAGCTGACCCGCGAACAGCAGATGGATGTGATTAACCGGACTTTCCACGTCCGCGCCTGA